A single genomic interval of Arthrobacter methylotrophus harbors:
- a CDS encoding aldo/keto reductase, with the protein MTSSPNLTFNDGNTIPQLGYGVWQVEDDVAEKVVRQAFDAGYRHIDTAKIYGNEAGVGRAIASSGLKPEEIFITTKLWNADQGYESTLAAFEESMDRLGLATLDLYLIHWMQPKQEKFVDTWKALIELQKRGRIKSIGVSNFSKEGLQRLIEETGVVPAIHQIELHPFFNQAELREFDASQGILTQAWSPLGQGGELLENATIAQIAAKHGATPAQVVIAWHLAIGNVVIPKSVTESRIQENFAALGVTLDEADVEAINGLDRGAEGRIGPDPAVSDFA; encoded by the coding sequence ATGACTTCGTCACCGAACCTCACTTTTAACGACGGCAACACTATTCCCCAGCTCGGCTACGGGGTGTGGCAGGTTGAGGACGATGTAGCCGAAAAAGTGGTGCGCCAGGCCTTCGACGCCGGCTACCGCCACATCGATACCGCCAAGATCTACGGCAACGAGGCAGGCGTGGGACGTGCCATCGCTTCCTCCGGCCTCAAGCCCGAGGAAATCTTCATCACCACCAAGCTGTGGAACGCGGACCAGGGTTACGAGTCCACCCTCGCCGCGTTCGAAGAATCGATGGATCGCCTCGGCCTGGCAACCCTTGACCTGTACCTGATTCACTGGATGCAGCCCAAGCAGGAAAAGTTCGTGGACACCTGGAAGGCGCTCATTGAGCTCCAGAAACGCGGACGCATCAAGTCCATCGGCGTCTCCAACTTCAGCAAAGAAGGCCTGCAGCGCCTGATCGAGGAAACCGGCGTAGTTCCCGCGATCCACCAGATCGAGCTGCACCCGTTCTTTAACCAGGCCGAACTCCGGGAATTCGATGCCTCCCAGGGCATCCTGACCCAGGCGTGGTCGCCCCTGGGCCAGGGCGGCGAGCTTCTCGAGAACGCCACCATCGCGCAAATCGCCGCCAAGCACGGCGCCACCCCGGCGCAGGTTGTTATCGCCTGGCACCTCGCGATCGGTAACGTGGTGATCCCCAAGTCCGTGACCGAGTCCCGGATTCAGGAGAACTTCGCAGCGCTTGGCGTCACTCTGGACGAAGCCGACGTCGAGGCCATTAACGGCCTGGACCGAGGCGCCGAAGGCCGCATCGGACCGGATCCGGCAGTTTCCGACTTCGCCTAA
- a CDS encoding PEP/pyruvate-binding domain-containing protein has translation MTREFTLSLADPRATLENVGGKGASLARLADWGLPVPDGFHLTSEAYRDFVTDNGLEPAILDALDAADPSQPSSFETASSVISGLFASAPMSPEIAHAIAGAYTRLPGGAAVVVRSSATAEDLPGMSFAGQQETYLNVRGEEELLGAVVRCWASLWTARAIAYRLRMGVDQRSVSMGVVVQVMVASEVSGVLFTADPTTGEREEMVINASYGLGEAVVSGRVTPDTFVVDKTSLIVKRATLGMKDVSIRATGEQGTVTEGVPEGRRRQLALSERSVKELGKLALQVERESGGVPQDLEWAVADGRYWILQARPMTGLPAAPLKDMRWDPPIPGTKWIRRQVAENMPEPLSPLFEELYLSDGMELAMQMDMEMLGYPGVVANTGLPSYATVNGYAYMCASFTINARGLLKLLASLLGGKTMRATFVQAIPYWRDEVLPGHLKTVERWKELDLAFAPDEQLLDGIRELALSEARYWGSTTLALAAAKGSDMLLGRFLAIAMPRSGLSSSLFLRGFPSKALEAQAQLEAIAEHIRASEDLRQIALSIPVQRLLDALSAGGGDVAEQLQDYLGRYGHQVYNLDFADPTQDEDPIPVLLSLKAEVHHPGVEVRVRQAEMVRDRESLVEQTARHLDPLRRRLFLKILHWAQGFAPYREETLFYIGSAWPALRRLALELGRRLAEAGSLDAPDDVFYLQTRELLTASGGRRAGRNCPDLARIATERRELRETRKRLHPPAAVPPAARWKFGRIDLSGFETQKRNADEGPTLQGFPVSPGRVTAPASVILSPADFDKMMPGTILVCPTTIPAWTPLFAQARGLVTDIGGVAAHGSIVAREYGIPAVMGTGNGTQRIVSGQQVTVDGDAGTVTLGV, from the coding sequence ATGACACGGGAATTCACGCTTTCCCTAGCTGATCCGCGCGCGACGCTGGAGAACGTCGGCGGCAAGGGTGCATCGCTCGCGCGACTTGCCGACTGGGGCTTGCCGGTACCAGACGGCTTTCATCTCACCAGCGAGGCGTACAGAGACTTTGTGACTGACAACGGACTCGAACCTGCCATCTTGGATGCGCTTGACGCCGCGGACCCATCGCAGCCCTCATCGTTCGAGACGGCGTCAAGCGTCATATCCGGTCTGTTCGCCAGCGCTCCGATGTCGCCTGAGATCGCTCACGCCATCGCGGGCGCCTACACACGGTTGCCCGGAGGTGCTGCGGTCGTCGTGCGTTCATCTGCCACGGCGGAAGACCTGCCCGGAATGTCCTTCGCGGGTCAACAGGAGACCTATCTTAACGTGCGCGGCGAGGAGGAGCTGTTGGGGGCGGTGGTGCGCTGCTGGGCCTCCCTGTGGACGGCTCGTGCGATCGCCTACCGGCTGAGGATGGGGGTCGACCAGCGATCGGTGTCCATGGGGGTGGTGGTCCAGGTCATGGTGGCCTCGGAGGTTTCGGGGGTGCTGTTCACGGCCGATCCCACCACGGGCGAGCGCGAAGAGATGGTCATCAACGCCAGTTACGGCCTCGGGGAGGCTGTGGTGTCGGGCCGGGTTACGCCGGACACCTTCGTGGTGGACAAGACCAGCCTGATAGTGAAGAGGGCGACCCTCGGGATGAAGGACGTCTCGATCCGGGCCACCGGGGAACAGGGAACGGTCACTGAAGGCGTTCCAGAAGGACGCCGCAGGCAGCTGGCCCTCTCGGAGCGAAGTGTGAAGGAGTTGGGGAAACTGGCTCTTCAGGTGGAGAGGGAGTCTGGCGGCGTGCCCCAGGACCTCGAGTGGGCGGTCGCCGATGGGCGCTACTGGATCCTCCAGGCCCGGCCGATGACGGGCCTGCCGGCCGCCCCGCTCAAGGACATGCGGTGGGATCCCCCCATCCCGGGAACGAAATGGATCCGTCGCCAGGTGGCCGAGAACATGCCCGAGCCCCTGTCTCCGCTCTTCGAAGAGCTTTACCTCAGCGATGGGATGGAGCTCGCCATGCAGATGGACATGGAGATGCTGGGATACCCAGGTGTCGTCGCCAACACTGGCCTCCCCTCCTACGCGACGGTCAACGGGTACGCCTACATGTGTGCAAGCTTCACCATCAATGCGAGGGGCCTGCTGAAACTCCTGGCATCCCTTCTCGGCGGCAAGACAATGCGCGCGACCTTCGTCCAGGCGATACCGTACTGGCGAGACGAGGTGCTGCCGGGCCACCTGAAGACCGTGGAACGATGGAAGGAATTGGACCTGGCCTTTGCACCGGACGAGCAGCTCCTCGACGGGATCCGCGAGCTCGCCCTCTCCGAGGCCCGCTACTGGGGCAGCACCACCCTTGCCCTGGCTGCCGCGAAGGGCAGCGATATGCTCCTCGGCCGCTTCCTGGCCATCGCCATGCCAAGAAGCGGACTGAGTAGCTCGCTTTTCCTGCGCGGGTTCCCCTCGAAAGCCCTCGAAGCCCAAGCCCAGCTCGAGGCGATTGCCGAGCACATCCGTGCCTCCGAGGATCTACGGCAGATCGCCCTTTCTATCCCCGTTCAGCGGCTGCTCGATGCCCTGAGCGCCGGGGGCGGCGACGTGGCCGAGCAACTCCAGGATTACCTCGGACGCTACGGCCACCAGGTCTATAACCTGGACTTCGCGGATCCGACCCAGGACGAGGACCCGATACCAGTCCTGCTGAGCCTGAAGGCTGAGGTGCATCACCCGGGCGTGGAGGTGAGGGTACGGCAAGCGGAGATGGTCCGCGACCGCGAAAGCCTGGTGGAACAGACGGCCCGCCACCTCGATCCATTGCGCCGGCGCCTCTTCCTGAAGATTCTCCACTGGGCACAGGGCTTCGCCCCCTACAGGGAAGAGACGCTCTTCTACATCGGTTCGGCCTGGCCTGCTCTCCGTCGTCTGGCGTTGGAGCTGGGGCGGCGCTTGGCCGAGGCAGGTTCCCTCGATGCCCCAGACGACGTGTTCTACCTTCAGACCCGAGAGTTGCTGACAGCCAGTGGGGGGCGAAGAGCAGGGCGGAACTGCCCGGACCTGGCCCGGATCGCCACGGAGCGCCGCGAGCTTCGAGAGACCCGAAAGCGGCTGCATCCGCCCGCGGCCGTGCCCCCTGCCGCCAGATGGAAATTCGGACGCATCGATCTATCCGGCTTCGAGACCCAGAAGAGGAACGCCGACGAGGGGCCAACCCTGCAGGGCTTCCCCGTGAGCCCCGGACGGGTCACCGCCCCGGCAAGCGTGATCCTCTCACCCGCGGACTTTGACAAGATGATGCCCGGCACCATCCTCGTCTGCCCCACGACCATTCCCGCCTGGACGCCGCTCTTCGCCCAAGCGCGGGGTCTGGTCACGGACATCGGCGGAGTGGCAGCCCACGGCTCCATCGTCGCCAGGGAGTATGGCATCCCTGCGGTCATGGGCACCGGCAACGGGACACAGCGGATAGTCAGCGGGCAACAGGTGACTGTAGACGGAGACGCCGGCACAGTGACCTTGGGGGTCTAG
- a CDS encoding NAD(P)H-quinone oxidoreductase, which translates to MKAVYISEPGGPEVLEIRDVPAPVPGPGEVLIDVVAAGLNRADVQQRRGFYPPPPGASEVPGLEVSGRIAAFGPEVSKPFSVGDKVVALLAGGGYAQQVAVPAEQVLRLPDGVDLVTAAALPEVAATVYSNLIMTAQLQPGETVLIHGATGGIGTMAIQLAKAYGATVAATAGTAEKVSTAKAFLGADIAINYAEEDFPASLKAQNGGKGADVILDVVGAKYLRQNVEALADYGRLVVIGLQGGTKGELDLGQLLSKRAAIIGTALRPRPVAEKGVIMNAVRESVWPMLADGRIKPLVAKSFPLAQVREAHEYFDSGEHMGKVLLLL; encoded by the coding sequence ATGAAAGCCGTCTACATCTCCGAACCGGGCGGGCCCGAGGTTCTGGAAATCCGCGACGTCCCAGCTCCGGTTCCCGGCCCCGGCGAGGTTCTCATCGACGTCGTCGCCGCCGGCCTCAACAGGGCTGATGTCCAGCAGCGCCGCGGTTTCTACCCGCCGCCCCCCGGTGCATCCGAGGTTCCTGGCCTTGAGGTCTCGGGCCGGATTGCCGCTTTCGGCCCCGAGGTGAGCAAACCGTTTTCCGTCGGCGACAAGGTGGTCGCCCTGCTTGCCGGCGGTGGTTACGCACAACAGGTTGCTGTCCCGGCCGAACAGGTCCTGAGATTGCCCGACGGCGTGGACCTCGTGACCGCTGCTGCCTTGCCCGAGGTGGCCGCCACCGTGTACTCGAACCTCATCATGACTGCCCAGCTGCAACCCGGCGAGACTGTGCTGATCCACGGCGCCACCGGCGGTATTGGCACCATGGCCATCCAGCTCGCCAAAGCCTACGGTGCCACAGTCGCGGCGACCGCCGGAACGGCTGAAAAGGTCAGCACTGCCAAAGCCTTCCTCGGGGCAGATATCGCCATCAACTATGCGGAGGAAGATTTTCCCGCAAGCCTCAAGGCACAAAACGGAGGCAAAGGCGCGGACGTGATTCTCGACGTCGTGGGCGCCAAATATCTGCGGCAGAACGTGGAAGCGCTTGCGGACTACGGCCGGCTGGTGGTGATCGGGCTGCAGGGTGGCACCAAAGGCGAACTCGACCTCGGCCAGCTGCTGAGCAAACGCGCAGCGATCATCGGCACAGCGCTGCGCCCGCGCCCGGTCGCGGAAAAAGGCGTGATCATGAACGCTGTCCGTGAATCGGTCTGGCCAATGCTCGCCGATGGCCGGATCAAGCCGTTGGTGGCAAAGTCGTTCCCCTTGGCACAGGTCCGCGAGGCCCACGAATACTTCGATTCCGGCGAGCACATGGGCAAAGTCCTGCTGCTGCTCTAG
- the nirD gene encoding nitrite reductase small subunit NirD, whose protein sequence is MTVILEREEQLTNAPMASGWHRVCPLDELEPAWGEAALIEGVQVAIFRVDSEKVYAVAQQDPATLANVMARGITGSRGSRPTIASPLHKEIYDLETGECFTNPELRLAIYATRLVDGYIEVAV, encoded by the coding sequence ATGACCGTCATTCTGGAGCGGGAAGAACAACTGACGAACGCGCCGATGGCGTCCGGCTGGCATCGCGTCTGCCCGTTGGACGAGCTGGAGCCGGCGTGGGGCGAGGCAGCCTTGATAGAAGGCGTCCAGGTGGCGATCTTCCGGGTCGACTCCGAGAAGGTTTACGCAGTTGCGCAGCAGGATCCTGCCACCTTGGCTAACGTCATGGCCCGCGGTATCACTGGTTCCCGGGGCAGCCGTCCCACCATCGCCTCGCCGCTTCACAAAGAGATCTACGACCTCGAAACCGGCGAATGCTTCACCAACCCCGAACTGCGGCTCGCAATCTACGCCACACGTCTGGTGGACGGATACATTGAGGTAGCCGTCTAA
- a CDS encoding PadR family transcriptional regulator, translated as MSIRYSILALLQEQPRYGYQLRAAFEERTGAVWPLNIGQVYTTLNRLERDALVRKEGDDGRGHVLFSVTDAGAEEITRWFSTAVDRGAPPRNELAIKLALAVTTAGIDVPALIQAQREISLKELQELTQTRKDLAANQRLADTARLLVLDSLIFHAEAEARWLDLCEARLVQQANGAGNGTAGMVRGPGVPAA; from the coding sequence ATGTCCATCCGGTACAGCATCCTGGCATTGCTCCAGGAGCAGCCACGCTACGGGTACCAGTTGCGGGCGGCATTCGAGGAACGCACGGGGGCGGTCTGGCCTCTGAACATAGGCCAGGTTTACACCACCCTGAACCGGCTGGAGCGCGACGCTTTGGTCCGCAAAGAGGGCGACGACGGCCGCGGCCACGTGCTTTTCAGCGTCACCGACGCCGGGGCTGAAGAGATCACCCGATGGTTTTCAACTGCGGTGGATCGTGGAGCTCCGCCGAGGAATGAATTGGCCATTAAGCTGGCGCTGGCAGTCACGACGGCGGGAATCGACGTCCCCGCCCTCATCCAGGCCCAACGTGAGATTTCGCTGAAGGAACTGCAGGAACTTACCCAGACCCGCAAGGACCTGGCCGCCAACCAGCGATTAGCGGATACTGCGCGGTTGCTCGTCCTGGACTCCCTGATCTTCCATGCCGAGGCTGAGGCCCGCTGGCTGGATCTCTGCGAGGCGAGGCTGGTCCAGCAGGCCAATGGCGCCGGCAACGGCACAGCCGGAATGGTCCGTGGCCCGGGAGTACCCGCCGCATGA
- a CDS encoding bacterial proteasome activator family protein, whose product MSDQDDTQTSGESFDDIPVEGTTLDAGTAESTTEAGSKPEAKSGAKKGSTLQDLVDEPAKVMRIGTMIRQLLEEVKSAPLDEAARGRLAEIHERSIKELEEGLAPELVEELERISLPFPENSTPSDAELRIAQAQLVGWLEGLFHGIQTAIAAQQAAREHAVAQLQLRQLPPGTMIAPGVVIGENGEPQRAHLPGKEPEPGKPPRVEDPDRHPGQYL is encoded by the coding sequence ATGAGCGATCAGGACGACACTCAAACCAGTGGCGAGAGCTTTGACGACATCCCGGTGGAGGGCACAACCTTGGACGCTGGTACGGCGGAGAGCACAACTGAAGCGGGCTCGAAGCCCGAGGCCAAGTCTGGTGCCAAGAAAGGCAGCACGCTGCAGGACCTCGTCGACGAGCCTGCCAAAGTCATGCGGATCGGCACCATGATCCGCCAATTGCTTGAAGAAGTGAAGAGTGCTCCCTTGGACGAGGCTGCGCGCGGGCGCCTTGCCGAGATCCACGAACGCTCCATCAAAGAGCTGGAAGAGGGCCTCGCTCCGGAATTGGTGGAGGAGCTGGAACGCATCAGCCTCCCCTTCCCTGAAAACTCCACTCCGTCCGACGCTGAGCTCCGGATTGCCCAAGCCCAGCTGGTCGGTTGGCTCGAAGGGTTGTTCCACGGAATCCAGACCGCCATCGCAGCGCAACAGGCAGCACGGGAGCACGCGGTTGCCCAACTGCAGCTTCGCCAGCTGCCGCCCGGGACCATGATCGCCCCGGGCGTCGTTATTGGCGAGAATGGTGAGCCGCAGCGTGCCCACCTTCCCGGCAAGGAACCCGAACCCGGCAAGCCGCCGCGCGTTGAAGACCCGGACCGCCACCCGGGCCAATACCTCTGA